The Helianthus annuus cultivar XRQ/B chromosome 15, HanXRQr2.0-SUNRISE, whole genome shotgun sequence genomic sequence acactgcaggtgcgttggttaatccaaatggcattaccaaaagttcataatgaccatacctagtcctgaaggcagtcttaggtatgtcttctggtgcaactttcacttggtggtatccagacctcaagtctattttagagaaatagcttgccccttgtaattgatcaaacaagtcgtcgatcctgggcaaagggtatTTATTCTTTATAGTGGCTTTATTCAAGTCTCTATAATCGATGCATATGCGCATcgtcccatctttcttcttgacaaacaagatgggTGCTCCCCATAGTGACGAACTAGgttggataaaccccttgtcaagcaactcttgtagttgcttcttgagttcttgcatttctgtCGGGGCTAGTCTGTACGGCGACTTAGCAATCGGTGATGTACCTGGAACTAggtcaatgcgaaactcaacCTGTCTATCCGATGGTAGTCCCAGGAGCTCATCAGGAAACACTTCGGGGTATTCTCGTACTACTGGCACGTCCTCGACCTTCTGCTTTTCTGTAGTGTTTATGTGCTTGTGCTATCGTGATGAGGTTCTTAGTCTTGTCAATGCGGTCTCCCGATATAGTTAGTTGTTTACCGTTGGGTAATCGGAGTCGGACGATCCATTTGTCACATATAACTTCCGCATGATATGGTGTCAACCAGTCCATTCCTATGACTATGTCGAATTCTCCAAGTTCCATAGGCATTAGGTCTATAGGGATAACATGGTTGTTTAAGCTTATTTTACAATTCTTAACTATGTCAACTATCTCTCTTTGACTTCCATCAGCCATTTCTACTGTAAAGGCATGATCTAGGGTTTGGGACGCCTGGTTCAAGTAAGGTCTAAAGGTAGTCGACACTAGACTTCTATttgcaccggtatcaaataacacacgcgcATATACATCATTTATGAGATACGTACCCGTGATAACGTCTGTATTGTTCTTGGCTTCTTCTGTGGTGAGTACAAATGCCCGCCCTTTTAGCTGATTTGGTTGTGTCCTATCATTTCTTTTAAGTTCGGGACATTCAGATCTCATGTGGTTAgggtctccacatttgaaacacttCTTCTTTTCCTTGCATTCTTGAAGAGCATGACCCGTCTTTTTACAATTTGGACAAGGAAAACGACATTCCCCCGTATGAAAGCGTTTGCAAATTTGACATTGAGGAAATCTTTTAGGCCTTTTAAAGTTGTTATTCCGGGTGTCCCCCTTTCTTTCTTCCCACTTTCTTTTTGGTGCGGGAGATTCAGCCTGCCGCAGAATCATCTCGGCAGCCATGACGGCGCCAGCCTCAACAGTTTCTGCAAAAGTCTTGGGGGATTTGGATTTGATAAACACCCTCATTTCAGAGGGTAGACCCCAAATAAACCTATTGATCAGTTGTTCCTCGGTCAATGCTAAATAAGAAACCAGTCGAGATATGTCGCTGAAACGAGAAACATACTCTCGAtaggttttatttcccatttttaaCTGAAAGAATTCCACTTCCAGTTGCTCGGTCTCACTGGGAGGACAATACTTAGCAAGAAACTTATGAATAAACTCCTCCCACTTCATCTCCTTAACCTTTTCTTTTCCCTCTATTCGGACCACAATGTTCCACCAGTGAAGGGCTTCAGCTTCAAACATATGTACGGCGAACCGTACTTTGTTGCGGTCATCACACTCACATAGGTCTAATaccgactccattctgttgagccaGTCTTGAGCTTCTAGTGCTCCCTTTCTTCCGTCGAAGGACTGAGGTTTACAGGACATGAAGTGCTTATAAGTACATTCCTTTGATTTGGAATATTCACCTTTTCCTTCTAGTGGCATGGTTGCAATAGTGTTTTTCCTTTCGCCCATTCCTTCCCTTTGTACTGGCGTGGAGGCTGCTGAGCTTTCTTCATGTCGCTCTCCAGATTGGTTAACATTACCGGTTTGTGCATTCTTCATTACCTTAGCCAATTCCACAGCTATATTGTGGATATCCTCAGTATTTAGACGCATGCTTGTACTAGACCGGGACCGGACACTGTGAGAGGGAGTTCGAGTCCTATAAGAACCTTCCTCTCTCCTTCTGTTATTTTGATTATTTCTAGACCCTTGTTCATCTCTATGTTCAGACATTGTCTCTTTCCTATAGGTATATGAGTATAAAGAGTTACTAGTATGTATGGTACATCATTATAATATAACAActatatacataacttagatatatatatatatatatacgtgtatACATATAGCACATAGAAAGGCACAACATAATTTACTTCTTCTAGCGTCACTCAACTGACTATGCAAGTACTTTTCCTGAGAACATGTTATTTGGCCTAGTCTGACTGTGCTATTAATCTTTAAAGAACTACTGGTTAAAGCTTAGGCATTCCTGCAATACCTAATTCGCTAAAACctcgggctctgataccaactgtaacaccctcaccccgtaacccgggtgattatgcacaattgatacacttacagcggaaacaaactactttcattaaaacttataatagtctgagtacaacattttatttatttacgaacttttggcaactaagaactccttgatcttctaaaaCTCCCCAACTGTCAAGTAGTTCTTATAGCTTTCCACATGACTAacctgagataagtatactcaaaacgacgtcagatatatactggtgaactcatactatacaatttttataaagacagaccacagtttacattatatgcatacacaatatgggcatgtgaccacattatagtcaggttggacctcattgaaccttataggtcacatttgacttgtcacaaaccaccgtacaagagacatactggtcctccagctgtgtccccctacggccgtcacataggtatgagtgtgtgtcgctggaccttataagcacgaagtgcctgtgggtacaacaccttattacccttcccagagtgacacacctcattaagcataataggatcccatatacccctactgacacatgcatactgcaacattctcattattaccagttatggacgagtatactatcacagtttaaaagacaagtatgataactcacctgattagcaattgcttaacagccgctagaaatactgggttatgtctcaaggtcctgacacaattacataatcctaggttaggtaatggtacacctaactagtcattatcatggttggatattggttaaccctaccttgtttaagcatgggtgatcagtccatgcctaactaaggctaggctacccaatacccgcccctgacaataaccctagtacctaaaaataatactaacactactactactaatatattattactaataataaaactaatagtaactactaaaaataaataataaataactaaacataaacttaaacgagagtatacctcaaaactatctacggcacgttgatgtagagtttctctactcctgctcctactcgcgctccaaaaacgactattaacaacacccaacggggtatcgtatactcgGGATTCTCTATACTAAAGCATTCCCGTTAAAGAAACCGgtacctaaacaaactactgagactcttatttaaagcaagcaagcaggcacctcaaatcCTTTTCTGGTTGATGTGGGATtcaattgacgtgcctacctacctgcttgacctgctagcttgcttgcttatatatattaattcagctgcttaactcgtttttcttgtataacttttaaaatatgacgttttataaaacgacgaatatgtcattagaacgagcatatttttatctacgttttaacctaagtttcattaaaacggagtaaggtaaataaaataatatatttaattattaatattaacggtctcctatattagccaaggtttgtcaagatatttcacctttcacacaattatcttactcgtttaacaatatatgaaatataaattacatatttcacacgtttataaccAGCACATTAAGATTCGGGGTATTACATGGCGCCTTGTTCGACCCGCACCCGAAGACAGCATCTTTTATTTCTTGCTTAGAAAAAGTAGCGACCAGTTCAATCCCATCTTGTTCCTTTATTTTCTTCAAGCCGTCGCAGACAAGAGTCGACCGAACCGGAACTTGTTCTTTAAAGTGGCTTCTAAAAAATCTTAACACCTCTTTCTTAACTAGAGCCGGTTTAGTCACCCAATCCCCATTAATTAAAATACCCGGTGTGGAATTACGCGCCTTACTACCGTTAACGATATTGTGGAAAAAACTGTAATTCTCATCACCCAATGCAGCCCATTTAACACGAGATTTCTGTCTAATATCTCGCGTCTTATGTCTCTCTATATCTTCAATTTCTTTCAAGCATTCCGACCAAATCCACAAATCCGTCTCATCCAAATTTTTAAGTTCCATTTAAATCTCTAAGTCCTCCTTTTCTTTTCATAACCGGGTCTCGTCTTCCTTTTCCTTAACCCTGTAAGAATCGTACCAATTCCTCAAGCTACCACGGAACTTCTTTAACTTATTCAACAAATTAGTATCGGCCGGCCCCCTGTTAACTCAATTTTCAAGCACCGAGTTAATCTTGTCAATGCAACCCGGGCGATCAAGCCACGAATCGAACATTCTAAACGGCTTTGGACCAAAGTTTGTGTCAAGAACCGAAAAAACCAAAGGAGAATGATCCGAAAGATTTCTATTTAAAGCCCGAACACAAGCGTTAGGCCACTTGTTAAAGACATTTTCACATACCAAGAATCTGTCAATTCTGCTCCAAGTACAAATACCACTTCTATTAGACATGTATGTAAACCTTAACCCTTTCAAATTGAACTCCCGAAGGCCATTAACAATGATAAAATCATTGAAATCCCGTGCACAAACCTGATCAAACTTCGAGTTCTTTCTTTCCCCGCCATCTCTAACAGCGTTGAAATCACCACAAAGAATCCACCACCCTTGATTGGAACTAATAAGGCTTTCAATCTTACTCCAAAGAAGATGTTTCTCAATATTAGATTGCGGGGCATAAACATTTAACATATTTAACCGAACTGAGTTAGCCAAAATCGTCCCCGCCACATGAAGAAAATTGCAATCTTTAGTTACCGAATCTTTTAAGAATACTTTGGGATCCCAAATGCTCAAAATACCACCCGAATTACCGTTCGCACCcacaaaatcaaaatcataatCAGTCCCACCCCAAAAAGAAGATACCAAACCCAATTGAACATCATTAGCCATAGTCTCTTGCATCCCGATAAACGAAATACCAAAAtcttttttcagttttctaatCCCACCCGGTTTACCATCAACCCCAACCCCACGAATATTTACCGACAAGCAATTCATAACTTACCTCCCTGTAAACCTTCATTAGCTATCGAATCCAAAATCCAATCATGAGAGTTGAATAGATAAGCACCCAACTTACCACCCAAGGCTATGGTAGCTTCGACTTCACCCACATGAGATGGAGTGACAAAATCAGCCGGTTCAAACACTGTTCCATCCTTCACCAACAAGTCGCCGTTACCCGAGATGGGAAGGCTAACGGGTGTTGAATACTAACCAAAAACTTAGTAAAAATAAATTATGTCAACATGTGGGCGGGCATAACGCTAGTTACATTTTAAAAGTTGACATATACACAGTGATAGCTGGCACATAACTTTCTATAAATAGGGACAGTTATTTGACGGTTATCATTCATCATTTCATAACCGTTTTCCCGCCATAATGGGTGTCTTTCGTGAGCCAGTAATCAAATTTCTCAACTTCCTCACTTCGATCACAACCGCAACTGCCACCACCACCATGTCACCAACGGAAaacaccacagccaccaccaccgcGTTAACACCCgcaaccaccacctccacctccacctccacctccaccacgcCATTACCTCCCACCACTACCATCACCATGCCACTATCTGCAACCGCCACTGCCAacgctaccaccaccaccactggcATGTCATGTTCTTTTCTTACATTCATTGTGGGTTTACATCAATATTCGTATAGTTTGTATCGGCTATATTCGTTTGTATTTGGTGTGTAATGTGTCCCTTTGTTTGCTTTCACGTATTCTATAAGCAATATTTGGTTTATTAGTTAATTGTTACGCTTGGATTTTTTTTATAAGCTAACTCAAAAAATTACTACTCTTACTCCTAATCTACACTATAAAACTAACACCCTCAACCTTTAGATATGGAATACATTTTTTACATGTCTTGACACCGCTAAATTACAAGCCATATGATGCTAGAATACTTATTTAAAGAAATTATCGTGTTTCTTAATTCCAaccattttattttatttattttatgacttttaaaatgttttattatAGCTAAATCATATGAGCGAGTGATTTAGCTATAATAAAAGATTTTAAATGTAATCATGAAGTAAATTGGTCGGAATTCATTATTTTTTTGAGGATGAAAATAAATATGTTAGCAGTTAGATTACGAATATTCATTATGTGTTTTGAGGATGAAAATAAGTTTTGAATCATCAAATTTTATGGGAAAGTCTATCGATTTAAGTTAAGTTTTCTTTTTGCTAAAAAccaatatttttttatttgtatccaaatataaaaataatcattTACTGAATTAATCTGTGAAACTTGTTTTAAACTTGTAAATTGAATAAAACATGTTAAAATACTAAAACCTCATTGTTTATTGCTAATAAGGTTGTAGGGTGTCGTTTCCCTCCTCCCCGATCATCACCTCCATCACACCATCTCTACCTCACACCACTACGCCAAAATAGGGATACAGTCACACAAAAAAAGTGTGACTATATGTCTTTTGCCacacatattttttttatgtCAAGTGTGACCAAAGCTCGAGTCATCGTAGGTATCATACGGTCACACATACTTTTTAGTGGCCGTATAACTTAAAAGTATGGCTAAAGGGTACCAACATTTTTTGTTAAAATCTAGCATTTCCTCCATTAAATGTGGCAAAAGGGTTGCAACAGCCACATGAATTTATTTTAAGTGTGGCTGTTTCTATTGTATAGTCACATATATTtactaaaaaatatattttagcCACATCAATTAAACAAAAGTGTCGCAAAAGGGTTTTTGTAGTCAAACATTTTGTCTATTAAGTATGGTTAAAAGGTGGTAATGGTCACATGAATTTCTTGTAAGTGTAGCCGATTCTATTATTTAGTTACGTGAGTTTATTGTACGTGTGGCTAAAAACTTTTACTAGTCACACAAAACACTTTTGTAATTATAAATGTGGGTATTGTCTAACTTTTGGTCACATGAACTTGTTGTAAGTGTGACCATTCCAATTATACAGTCACTATAAACTTTGTATCAGGCACATCAATTAAAAAAACTGTGGCTAAATGGTATTAGTGGCCACACGAATTTATTGTAAGTATGgttatttttattatatagtcACATGAATTTACTGTAAGTGTGGTTgtttctattatatagtcacatGAATTAACTTAAAGTGTGGCTAAAAAGTATTTCTAGACTCATAAAAGTTTGTACCTTCAAACGTGGCTATTATCTGACCTTTGGTCACACATATTTATTGTATTTTATGTGGCCATTTCGTGTAAttaccctttttattttcaattcattttgtaaaaaaaaaatgcaGTAAACATGAGTCTAAAAATCTCATTTACAATAATAAACGAAAATCCATACATAAGTTTTCAATTTAAATACTAATTGAAGACAAACTTCTAATCAAAACCTTATCTACAAAAGTTGCAAATAGAAATGTCTGAACATAGAAACTAAGAACTATTTATTCATTGTTTTTAATTCATgcctgttggtgcactacatctgttgattgcgtctaggtgtctaggatcaggtcttacatcgtattgtatagcatagggcacgttttacgagaaaactcgAGTCTGTATGTGTTTTATAGgataggttcgctcatagggacattatgatccaggttcgcttatttggcatgtcggtccgcttatgtggacttgtcaggtccgctcttatggtcatgtgacacataagcggacccaactgtCTATATATAGGGTAGTTTGAGCGATCCTCAGTAGTGATTGatgaattccacgccgaagttctgccggtgtgaagattgagctgtaaaacgtttcaaatcaataaaacaaacagttagaaggaagaacaagctatatctacttgcatttcttattattccgcatctgaaacgcaagagactacctctgaacgacttgttCGGGTCatcatacgatcctacaagtggtatcagagcacaggaggaggttttctgcagattatagccggatctcatcatttcttctcacttctacaccttcttttctcattttcggGAGATTTCACGGTCGAATTTCGTTAAAAAACTCACAGATTGTGTATAATCATACTTAGAGAAACCCTTGAAAGATTCAGGCAGAAATACAGCTTAAAAACAGGTCAAAACATGTTCGTTTTATGGATCGCTCGTACTGACGTCATCATGAACCGCTCATAGATCACTGTCTGGTTCGCTCTTTTATACATGTTTAAGTCTGGTTTGCTCCAAAATTTTTGGTTCGCTCCAAAGAACACtttctggttcgctcatttggaTCTTTCTGGTTCGCTCTTGTGTACAATTCAGGATCGCTTTTTAGTCAGTTTTCAGAATTAAAAGCGGTTCGCTCTTAAGAACATCTGGTTCGCCTTTCTGTCACTTGTTTTGGAAAACGTGCCAAGTTAATATGGattccgagttctacaacgcttttgctacatcgactactccagccgcaattgctcaagcaatgaatttagaaaacgagacgggaatgactcaaaagccccctagattgatgagcattgaggagtattatggatggaaggatcggtttgaaaactgggttcaggcaaaccatcttagatcatgggaatgcatattgaagaagtacacattgcctcgaacagatttgcaagttgtTAAAGAGATATCCGAATTTACCGATcaagaacgagcaatgtatagagccgagaaaatgatgatcagtttgttgcagcaggcaataaaagaagatatcttcatcttgttacagcacgacaaaactgctaaatcgatatgggatgctcttaaggttaaattcgagggaagtgaaaacatgatcaaaagcaagaaagcaCTTTTAAAGAAAGAACTCGATTTGTTtagtagtttgccgggagaggatactaaaaagttaatcgagagatactgtcacttggtgcgatcacTGTCTATGTTTGGAGTTGagaaaggtcgtgaggaatgggtggataaattggctgatgcgttacctcagaaagagtggggaacatatttgatgatcttgaaaaatactggtgtgtatgacgggctgacaatttcacagtttattgagaaaattgagagtcaggatcttgagcagcaaaagatcgcgagaatgaacagtccgagtggtcaacaggacgtgaagatgtactaccggggtagtgttccagttactgaatctgaaagaagtccgaagattcaaactgcattcagtgctggtgattcacctgaaaaagctgatcagggttcgaacaagagtagtagcgggttttcatcgtttccaagtgtgaatccgaaagagactaactcgagttttcagtctcagagtacaaaaactggaaatggatacataattcaatgtaacatagctcttaatcttctagaaggtcaaagcttctctgaagacactgctaaagaccacatggcacttctgggttcagttctgttatcctatgagggtcttgttgctggtcggatcggaaatcctatgcttaccaaagaggattacgatcagatagacgccgaagaaatggaactcatggatattaaatggtgtcttgctagtgttcttcgacgagctgagaagttcaaaactattaccgggagaaatgactttcttgatgctcatgtatctactttaggttttgataaatctaaagttacttgttttcgatgcagggagaaaggccatttcaagcaggagtgcaaaggaagagaagctagcggagcacagaatccattcgggaaagatgattactatcgcaaagctatctatcagcaagttggtcaatcccaagaaccacagacagctcatgggagaaagattgaagatccaaagagagcatgtttggtagatttcagctggagtaattacatatcatctgaagccacagcagcacgcattagtgatcaagatgatgagaaactaccagaaggtttcagttgggatatgtttatagataagaagggagagttcaaagctttcattgccaagattgtccgagagccagatttgtttgctacttggatgaaatctattggagagactgtgaaaagtgaagatgaaaagtctgtgtcatctgatgaaagttcagacagtactgataaactttcagaacattctggggaagtttcagaaagttcagatgaagaattacaaagttctgataaaagtgtacaaaatgaaaatgttcaagaaaaggaagttgttcttgataaaacaccgtctgattctgatgtatcagatggtgattttgataaatctgtacagtttgatcaatcacctgatcacagtagtagtgatgatgaggaagaaaaacacataaatattgcaaaaactcatctttctcctgaaagttttcatttttattttgcagaaagaatggagaaactgaaggagaaacgagctgctaaagaacaacaatctgaatctgaaggtgatattcaaaacgCTGAAAGTGtagctgagaagattactgaggttgtgaatgaagaagaaaaggtgattgaagtagtaAAGGTGGTTGAAattgttaaaacaatcgaagttgagaagatggtcgtcaagccgtgtgagaagtgcttggaagcttgcaaaAGTTGTGCAACCaaagacgacattatagctgagtacgagaagaaaaaggagcagttactgttcaacctcaactatgtgaaagaatcatatgatgttctgaacaaaacagtaaatggtcttcaaaagacaaactcagagagagaacaagcattgacgatgttgaatgcagttttaatgacaaaacaaaaagcaataaacttctacattgaagagagtgctaagtggaagcaagagttggagacggaaaagatagagaatgagagaattagacgcttattgcaaagttattctagttctgattatctcattgatcgtatttacccaactgttgcaggtatggaagctttcaaagatgagaagttaaaagacaagaaagactgtggtaagaaatcgactgttagttacaacaaatgtcctcctccgatttgggatggttattcacctaggagaccaaatgaggagcaattggaaaaagcagtcaatataaagcttaaaaccgacacaactgatgttttaccagataacattgatgtcacctATACCTCgcccgacactgatcatgagtctgaattaatcaaaaaggtggtcgatcaggtgttggatactgatgaggagtctgagtcgaaatctgggtctggaaagtcaaagtcaTCAGtcatcagtcaacagtcaaaattcgtcggataaacggtcttatagtaaagaatttttattgtcaaaggcag encodes the following:
- the LOC110914232 gene encoding uncharacterized protein LOC110914232 yields the protein MSEHRDEQGSRNNQNNRRREEGSYRTRTPSHSVRSRSSTSMRLNTEDIHNIAVELAKVMKNAQTGNVNQSGERHEESSAASTPVQREGMGERKNTIATMPLEGKGEYSKSKECTYKHFMSCKPQSFDGRKGALEAQDWLNRMESVLDLCECDDRNKVRFAVHMFEAEALHWWNIVVRIEGKEKVKEMKWEEFIHKFLAKYCPPSETEQLEVEFFQLKMGNKTYREYVSRFSDISRLVSYLALTEEQLINRFIWGLPSEMRVFIKSKSPKTFAETVEAGAVMAAEMILRQAESPAPKRKWEERKGDTRNNNFKRPKRFPQCQICKRFHTGECRFPCPNCKKTGHALQECKEKKKCFKCGDPNHMRSECPELKRNDRTQPNQLKGRAFVLTTEEAKNNTDVITGTYLINDVYARVLFDTGANRSLVSTTFRPYLNQASQTLDHAFTVEMADGSQREIVDIVKNCKISLNNHVIPIDLMPMELGEFDIVIGMDWLTPYHAEVICDKWIVRLRLPNGKQLTISGDRIDKTKNLITIAQAHKHYRKAEGRGRASSTRIPRSVS